ACGCCAAGAGTTGAAAGTGAATCGTAAAATAATTTGGATGGCCAACTGTTTTCAAGTACTGTTTAGAATATCTACAAAAAAGTGTTCTTGAAGGTTATACCTCATTTGTCCATGTTGTGAACAATTATCACATCATAAAGTAATCCAAACGTTAATGCTATTGCTATGATATCGTTGGTccatttgattttaatattttaattaagctcGTCTGCCTTTCTTGGTTAGTGCATTATGTTCTGATTCTGTGTATATATGCAGGTTTATTTGGAGAGACACATGGCCGTTTCAGAGAAGGATTTGTCCCTTCTAGATTTTGGTTCCACTTCGAGTTACTGCATACAATTCCCTGCACATATTTCCACAGATTCTCGAGTCACATTTACTGATGTTGAGTGGAGTGATTATTGCCCTGAAGTTTTCAGGTTTCTTTAAAATCTCATTTATTCCCTTTCTATTTAAAGAGAGGTGGTCAAGGAACGTTATCTGTTATTTCCGGTTCTTACTGTACTAAGCAAGGAATATGATTAGTTTTGCTTTTCCTTTGGCTTTGTTGTGACTGTAAGAAGTTTGGGTGAATCAAATAGGAAGTTCCTATGGTGGATCAAACTTCAGTTTGGCTGCTAAACTAATTTTGGCCCCTAAACTTCAATTTCTCTTGGTCAATGGCTAAACTAAATCAATTTTATTCAAGGCTCGTCTTCAAAGTTTAGTCTATGAGAGTTGACGGAACTTTGAACTTTACAGACCAAATTTTGTGTTCACCCAAGGTTTGGGGAACTTCTACATAAATTTTACTCTGAGAAGTCCGCATCTATCATGTTGGCTTTACTAATCTATTTCCATTTAGAAGCTTCTTTGTTATTTAAGGCTTGTTGCTAACTTGATGAAATCTATTGCTTTGGTTGaaaattaacttttattttcctACTTGAATTTGTAGGGACCTTCGGGAACTTCAAGAGATAAATGAAGATGATTACGTGGTTTCAATTCGTAGTCATGAAACCTTAAGACAACTTATTGCATCTAAAAAGAACGGCACTCATCTTCAGTTGTCCCATGATAAGAAGTTCGTCGTAAAGATCATTGCCAAGAATGATATGAAGGTGCTTCAAGACTTGTCACATTTTCATTCAAGATTTCGTTTTATTGCAGTTCTTTGACTCTCTATCATTAGGCTATCATGGTTGTCAAACCCAGATGGCTACTAAGTGCTCTCTAGATACTATTAATAAAGAATTTAGACAGAACATTTAGCACAATCACTGAGTTTACTATTCCTGCTTATGTAGGTACTATTGCATATTCTACCGAAGTACTATCGTCATTTGCAGACATACAGGAATACTTTACTTCCTAACTTTTTGGGACTTCATATGGTGAAGCCACTAGGTGGCCAAAAGGTTGGTCTCTATACAATGCATAATACTGTTGccatcttttatttaaaacactTTGTGATGAGTTATCCAGTTATTTTTCCTCAAAAGTTTAGCAGTTTATCATTATCTTCTTGATGTATCCTGATTTTTAGATGCCCTTTTTAGTATTCTGTGTCATCTTGTAGTCACTTTTTGATGTTTTTTCTTAGAAAAACAGTTTTAAAATATAGAACAAATTACAACAGaaacttatttaaatttagGGGAAACTTTAAATagccccccgtggtttcgtactttctcactttagtaccctgtggtttaaagtgtatcaagttagtaccctgtggtttcgcactttctcactttagtaccctgtggtttaaagtgtatcaagttagtaccctgtggtttcgcactttctcactttagtaccctgtggtttcaagtgtatcaagttagtaccctgtggttttcgcactttctcactttagtaccctgtaatttaatatttcgttaaattatatactccgaaatggataataaaaagagaaaattgaaaccacagggtactaacttgatacaaaaataaaaccacagggtactaacttgatacacttgaaaccacatggtactaaagtgagaaattgcgaaaccacagggtactaacttgatacactttaaaccacagggtactaaagtgagaaagtgcgaaaccacagggtactaacttgatacactttaaaccacagggtactaaagtgagaaagtgcgaaaccacgggggggtatttgaagtttccccttaaatttaatataaaccCCTTTCGTATGAACTCCATTTTAACAAATATGAACTTTTTCATATTTGTTAGATCTATGCATTTGATAAAAGTCAATTCTGAGTTTCACAATTTCAGCGGAAGTTTAATGGTTCTGTAAATTACTTGCCTGTTCCTTAATCTtctttaaatatctaattttttccaAGTAGAAAATCATTCAAAAGATAATCtgtttgataatttttatactTACGCATATGAATTGCttctagaaatatatttttaatgcaTGGGCTATATTGGAGAGGCTAACTTTAGTAATTCagtaatagaaaataattaaattcatgATTAATAGGTTTTTTAGATGTACTTTATGATGTACAACACAAAGGTTTTGTACCTTTTCATCAATAATTCTCGGTGGGTTTTTTTTACACTCTGCAGATTCGATTTGTTATCATGGAACACAAACTTCAATCAGATCTAGGCATTCATAAGCAATTCAATTGCAAAACGTTGCATCACGGTCGCCATATATCCAGAGCTGGGTGGGAGGAAGATCTGAGCATAGGCTTTCATCTGCACACATTAGCAAGGAGTCAGCTTCTAGGGTAGCTATCTGACTGCTTGAGTTATAAagttctttaattttcttcttcgTCTGCTGGTTGATTGTTACTCTTTTAGGAAAACATATAAGATGGAAGTTATTTGAGATCTTCTGTTTTTAGAAATCTCTATCTTCACTATTTGAGTTTAGTCTTTTCAGGTAATTGTTAAATGCTAATGATAAGGAAGCAACGAGGGAAGTGtgattatttatttagctaatGAAAGAGGACCTCAACATTATACTCAACTATAGTTCTTGTCAGTTGTTGTTGCTTTGGTTAACTCAGTTTCTTCATCATGTATAATAAGTTTTACAAAATGTACATACTCCTTATGATCTCGTCTGATATTTATCACTGGGTCTCTAGGTATAAGAAATTAAGAATACGTAATGCGCAGGGAATCTTTAATCAGAACTTTAAAAAAGTATAACTATGAAGTTTCATATTCTGAGTAATTTATTGTATTCCAACATCTACTTCTGTTCTACGGACAAATATTTGAGAACCCCCTTTAACCACTGTTTAGCCAGTTAAAACTGGTTCATCATGAGATACCTGATCGTATGCCATGACTTCCTAAAAAGCTTGGCTAGACATTATCCAAATCCTAATTGGTGGATTTTATGAGTATATTTCTGACTAACTGTAGgtatttttttccttaaatacTCACAATCCAATTTTAAGTGCTTATTTCAAGTAGTGTGTACTCAAATTTTCAGCATACCTTAGGAAGATTACTCAAAAGGGTTTTTTTGCAACCTAACCATTTAAGGACTCTGCACCAATTCTTATTAATAAATATGCTTCGTGATTAATCGAATTAAGTATGATTGATCAGGAATTTTTCTTGCCACAGGCAAATCAAGGCTGACTGTGAGTTTCTGGAAGAGGAAGGTATTATAGATTATGGTCTCTTAATCGGAATGCATGTGTGCCCCACACCCTTCGATGCTGTTGTCAAAGGTCTGTTTGGTGCAAGTAAAAGAACACCTGAATTGCCATATTTGGATCAAAAATTTTCTGAATAGTGAATAAAATGACTAAAGCACATATCATACCTGCATTTGTGTTGTTAAACAAGCTTCCTCAGTCTCATGCTGATAGTTAAATAGTCATGACTGGGATTAACCGTCTGCTGATTGAGTGTCCTCGAGACATTTTTTGAACATCCATTTGCACATAGTTTAAAGTGAATATGTATGTtcagaaatattattattaattgtatAGGAGAGATCTAATGATTATATGTGGTGAGCCAAAAGAGATGTACTCGATGATTTTGCTTAGGCTATACACAATATATTAAGTTTTATGTGAAAAGTGTGATTTCCAGATTGAATTTAGCTTAGAACATTGAATTAGGGTTGTGAAAAGATGAATCGACAAAGTAGAACATTATTTGATTGATCAGGCTGGATTTCTTTGTTGAAGAACTTTGAATAGGAAGATAATGTTTTAGATCTTTTTTTTCACCTAATTATCTGTAAGCCGATCACCAAATTCATGTTGCAGGATCAAATGATGTCAAGAAGAAGCCCTCAGATGGTGAGAGTTCCAACGAAAGTAATTCAGATCAAGATTTAACGTGTGATGGTGATTCGCAGCCATCCTCTCAGATAGAGTATGCCTTCAGCATTGAACTTCTTTACTTTTTCTGTCATTGTTTTGCTGTGAATTCATCAGtcttaattaaaacaaaaaaatttatcaatgtACTGTAAAAAttcagttttttcttttttttgtcgaACAAACACATTAATTTCAGAAATAAATCTCGCAATAGCAAAATATTACAGAAGACTGCCCCCTAATCCCACAGGACTAGAAGCAAAACAAGAATGAAAAACATAAACAATGCCTAATCATCGCTCCATTATTGTTCATTCTGATTTGTTGCAGGCCTGATGATAAACTTGGTAAACTCGGTTTAAGGATGCCGGCTCGTGCAGTGGACATTCGGAGATTGGACGGCGGCGGAGGATTGTACCGAAGATCACATAAGGAAGAAAAGAACAATGTTATCCTCTTTATGGGGATTGCCGATATCCTTCAAGGATACGGCGTGCTCAAGCGTGTGGAGCATGTATTCAAATCTCTGCAGTATGATACACCATCGATCTCAGGATCAAATCCCAAGGCTTATTCGATCCGTTTTCAGGAGCTTCTTTGCACTTTATTTCCAGAAAACCTCTGATGCCGGCAAAATCTAGTAATTATGTATACTTTCCTGAATGTCAGGAACTCTATCTAGTAATGGTGAGTGTGTATAGATAAACTCTATTCAAAGTAAAATTGTAGCAATACCTATGGAATTTCTTAATATAATTTGTCCACATATGAACACTTAAAACATGTAATTTCTCACTTGGCGTGTGACATTTTTAAGATAACAGTTCATAAACTCTTTTGCCTTAACAGTTTCTTGGGTAAAATGTAGGGGTAGTTCTAGTACTATCCCCATATTGCAAGTAGGTCCCTGTATTCTTGATCTttgaacaacaaaaaaaaactgcatttattttgaaaattgacaTTTCAAGCTTATTCGAACTGaactaaaatgataaattaaattgttaatatttttttattcaaagcATCTGTTTAATtgaattaattactaattttgttAAACTTCACAGCACTAACAACTTTCCAATTGACCAAAGTGTTAATTCTTCAAATCCAATCAGCTAAAATGCAATGGAATATGCTTTGTCCACTTACTAGTTTTACAACTTTTTAATTACGTTTACGTGATAGTTTTCTATTagttatctttatctttatctatGCACGAATTGAATTATAATACTCTTCTCGTGAATTGTACTTGTCATCCAATTAAAATCCTCCATACATCTTCGCCTAAGACATATGCATTGGCCCACAAACCTAAGCACCTAATAATGGATAATACTTAACTTGGCATTCATTCACAATACGCATTCGTGTTCTTTTCCTTTTGAAGTACTTATTTAAGTTTTATCCTAGTCCATTCGTATTCTTCTCGAAATTTGGTTAGTTCAACTGCTGTAGTGCTGTGTTAGATCCAAGACACAAACTTATCATGAGCTCATATGGTCTCATGTAATCTAAAATGTATACAATTCATATTATCTTTTATAGAATAATTAACAAAGTATGTGATCACATGGAGGCATTATGGGGCCTAGATTAATTATTTATAGTCCTAAACAAAGTCCTTAATGTGGTTTAGAAAAGGTGGGACACAATGTTGGCTTATGTTATAGGAAAAGGGGGTACATTCTTAAGTGGTGGATCACTTCTTAATTTGCTAATTAATATGACGAAACTAAGCAGTTTATCAACAGAGAATTAATATTTGTTCCGCCCATAAACCTCTCTAGCTTTCTCCCTCATGGAAATTTCATATAATAAAGTACGCAAATAATGCTCTATgctaaccaaaaaaaatagtataataattcGCAAATCATAAGCTCATAAGCAATGAATATTTATCTCTTCGTGATTTACGTCTCCccgcaaagaaaaaaaaaaaaagtggtatTCTACTAACATAGTTGtgtacttttatttaatttgtcaGAAAATGTAACTCATGAAGACATAGACATACATAATTGTATGGTGgtaaactatttttaaatttatttgtaagcGTAGTGCAAATACACAATTTGGATGATGAAAAATTTATCTACGGATCATCGATCCTACATAAATTGGCGACATCCAAGAACATGTAGCTCGGTAAAATAGAAATATCGAAAAAGATTGCAGCTTTAGTTGGTTGGTTCgcaaagtagtttttttttttttttttttgagagagagagagagagatagatagcacgctagctgcttcgtttatttcatttagaaataaacttagctgaagatgtgaatcaactaggattcgaacttgggtcccTTCGCAAAGTAGTTGATCATTGTACACCTTTAGAATGAAGGTTTTCATTCTTCTGAAATCAATCCAGTCTAGCTCTATAAAAAAGGTTATATGCATATAGATTCTtacaaataaagtaaattacaaatatatttctatataaagttcaacttttatatattatttctacaaaaattttagaaaaaacttcaaaaaccctccttgtggtttcaattttttacactttcgtaccctgtggtttaaatgtatcaagttagtaccatgtggtttctcactttatcactttagtgccctgtggtttaaagtgtatcaagttagtactctgtggttttgcactttatcactttagtatcctgcggttttaattttgtatcaagttaataccctgtggttttttaaatcacagggtactaaagtgataaagtgtgaaaccacaaggtactaaagtgataaagtgcaaaaccatagggtactaaagttataaagtgagaaaccacatggtactaacttgatacactttaaaccacagggtactaaaataaaaaagtgtgaaaccacgggaggggttttgaagtttttccaaaattctactatttttaaatttgtcatTCTGATTTATTACTGTCAGAGAACAGTTAACGACTGTTTatgttttcaattttgtcatcacaaatacgTCTCTCTAAATGTcgcaataatataatataaaaaagataaaaatataaagttatcTTATAAATTAaccagagttaagtatttaatatatgattaactaaaaattttctaacgaattctaattgtagaaatatatttaaaaatattaaattttttataaaaataatatataaaaattaaacttttaataaatatatttataatttattatatttgtaggaatctGCATATAATCCAAAGGATTACGATACTGCTTGGAAACTTTACTGTATTATGATGTTTACATCTTGCACCGAATAATCCTAggatattttcttttaaaaaaaatcgcattaaagaaaaatttatacCCATATTAATTATAGATATTTTGGACACCAATATCTACATATGTACACCATTCGAATATTATGATTTTTTCGTATCTAATGAATGACCTGTAACTGCACCACGGTCTCTTGAAGATATGACAACTCAGAGTTAGAAATGTTGAGCTAAAAACTGGTACGTTGTTTCAATAAGCCAACTCAGAAGTTACccagaacatatatatatatatatatatatatatatatagctaggttaGTATATTATCGGTAACACAGAGGTCTCCGTACtactaagttattttcaataatgcggtttccaaatcgacgatcagttccgtaagacttgatctacactattaaaaatatttgaaaactaaattcaataatttttcggtattatttacctatcaaacaagtaatctaaaaataaacagttgaaaattaaaatctcataaaatgatgaaaaaagacttgaatttaagatcagaattACTggtcttactctaaatagtgaaaaaaaaattttaataaaaatttcatcaaatttgaattgttttacaccgttaaagtTACAAAGGCTttacatctaccattaaaattgtcaattttgagaccttttgatcactagccaaataatgtcgaaaaattctgaactttagtttccaaatattcttaatagtatagatcaagtctaacggaactaatcgtcgatttggaagccgcatcattgaaaacaacttggtagcacggaggcctccgtgctaccgatagtataccagcctctctctctctctctctctatatatatatatatatatctatatatatatagacttaaACTGGactactatcaatagcaccaagcattttatgctattaggttttcggctcttggattaaaaaatgtacggttaggataatgtgggcccgctagggttgagtgagttgttggtttaatagtataatctaataggtgaaattagtcaaagggttaaatctaatggcggaaaacttgatagcaccaaatgcatggtgctattgatagtatcctagccgaactatatatatatatatatatataattgagctagaatactctcaaaagcaccaaggagtggtgtttttgagtttttagcctttggatggaaAAATGTAgagttgggatgatggtggtaaaTGGTGgcaggtggaatagtgtttgatataagagttattagtaatcaaggagtataTCCAAGgatagaaacttagaagcaccaagagattagtgcttctaaaagtattctagctcaattctctctctctctctcttgctctctatatatatatatataactctctcttgctctatatatatatatatatatatatatatatatatagagcaagagagagagagagagagagctaggctggtatgctatcgatagcacggaggccttcgtgctactaagttgttttcaatgatgcggctttttAAAGAGActatcgactccgttagacttgatctacagtaTTGAAAGTagttggaaactaaatttcataattttttggcatcatttatctatcaaacgagtagtttaaaaatgaacggctgcaaataaaaaatttataaaaaatgatgataaaatacttgaatttaagatcagaggtactgatcttactctaaatagtgaaacgaattttttataaaaatttcatcagatttgaattgttttatactgttaaattcacaaacgcatgacatctaccattaaaattattaattttaagaccttttgatcacaagccaaatgatatcgaaaaattatgaaatttagtttccatatattttcaataatataaatcaagtctaacggaaccgatcatcgatttgaaaNTTTCaaatgggattttttttttttttgtacaccgatgtatatataaaatattactccTGTGGtctcgcactttcttacttttgcattatgtggtttaaagtgtatcaagctaGTGTTATGtgctttcatttttatttttttcgggcttcttcgttaatattttgttaaactatatacaaaaaacttcagataccctacttaggtttatcaaatatttattttagtactttttatttttaattttgttactgatttaacgaaaaaaaaattagtgaaatcgagaatagaaagataaaaataaaaccacatggtactaaattaatacactttaaacaatacggtactaaagtgagaaagtatgaaaccacattgatgatatttgatttttttttataacaattattattatataacgttatattgtaaaataaaaataaataaatttttttagaccatacaaaatataaatttgaatatttttaaaaacgtaatagtaaacaaaatctgaacttatttattttttttaaaaaaatatcatactatcagccttataatttttttaaaaaatcagacTATCGCAATGCTTTACAAGTTCTTATAAATTTTCACTTTGCTTCTTCGAGATCATTTGCATGTTAGGTCGGAAAAACAGTTATTTACTTTTACCTtaaattcttcttttctttttctttttttttttttaaaaaaaaggactaAGAATCGAACTCGATGGGGTCCAACTGTTAGACCAAAATGGACTGGATTCAGTGTTGTATTTAGAGATCATGTGCATCTCAAAGTGGGCAAATTTTGTAATCAACCGAGTGATCTAACTCCATATATAATGGCCCAAACGTACAACTGATCAATTTTGGTCCTTTATATATGTAGATAAGTAGGTGCACTTTATTAGGCAGTGATTCTCCATGTCCTGTGCTACACGTTTTTGAGCTAAAAATTGGACATTTTTTGTGGGGGATCTATCACTTCTGCTACCTATGAATTATTTCTTgtttctatatgtatatatatatacatctgtGTGGTTGGTTGGGTATACTTTTGTGCAATACCCCTTGATTAACTAAAATAATGTAATAAGAGTATTAAGGGTGAAATTTGTGAATAAAATCTTTGTTGTATTCTAAAATTGCAACTCTCATCCATCACTGCATCTGCGccactttttaaatttttaataagttACTATAAATGTGTTAGCGGGGATTGAAACCTCCGACTTTTGAAATTGCCTCTTCTGCAAACAACTACACTAAATAAGAGTAGTTGATTCTTGAACTTATCATTAATTATTAGACATAGTTTAGGATTAATGTGTTATTTGAATTCATTAATTCTTCCTGCTAAAACTCTTCGAAATTTTGAAAGTACTTAAATTAATCCTGCTTCGATGCTTTAAAGTGGTAGAAGATGATGTACTTCTCTGATGGTGAATTTTACCACCATTTTAAGTCatcatagaaatatatatagagagagagaactaggctggaatactatcaatagtatcaagctattagtgctattagtcTTTTAGCCCTTAAATTAAgaatgtatggttaggatgatatgagcCCCTTAGAATTGagtaagtggttggttgaatatataatctaatgggtaaaattaattaaggaattatctaacgatggaaaactcgatagtaccaaatccttggtgctatcgataatatcccagccggactatatatatatatatatatatatatatatatatatataatactatcgatagtaaacgaaccgttttactacctatttgttttcgatgatagaacttccaaattgacaatcggctccgttgaatatgatctatactacttaaagtgtttagaaatcaaatttcaaattttttcgacatcatttgcctaatgatcaaagggtttcaaaatttgtaattttaattaaattgataATGTAGGTTAGTTATAACTGCTGTATTTTCAGCCGTATATATCTCtaactatactgtatttataattacatctaacaaAAACTGCCTCTTAGTGCATCCATGTCCCTTAGtgcatcaataatatatatatatatatatatatatatagttgagctagaatgctatcggtagcaaactagctccgttgccacccatttgttttcgatgatagagtctttaaattgacgatcgacaccgttgaacatgatctataccacttgaagtatctaaaaaccaaatttcaaatcatttcgacatcatttacctaatgatcaaagggtttcaaaatttgtaatttgaatgGTAGATATAaaacgttttctcgtttaacgatgtaaaactatccaaatcaattgaattttggttagaaaattctttaaa
This DNA window, taken from Ananas comosus cultivar F153 linkage group 5, ASM154086v1, whole genome shotgun sequence, encodes the following:
- the LOC109709898 gene encoding phosphatidylinositol 4-phosphate 5-kinase 10-like; this translates as MAVSEKDLSLLDFGSTSSYCIQFPAHISTDSRVTFTDVEWSDYCPEVFRDLRELQEINEDDYVVSIRSHETLRQLIASKKNGTHLQLSHDKKFVVKIIAKNDMKVLLHILPKYYRHLQTYRNTLLPNFLGLHMVKPLGGQKIRFVIMEHKLQSDLGIHKQFNCKTLHHGRHISRAGWEEDLSIGFHLHTLARSQLLGQIKADCEFLEEEGIIDYGLLIGMHVCPTPFDAVVKGSNDVKKKPSDGESSNESNSDQDLTCDGDSQPSSQIEPDDKLGKLGLRMPARAVDIRRLDGGGGLYRRSHKEEKNNVILFMGIADILQGYGVLKRVEHVFKSLQYDTPSISGSNPKAYSIRFQELLCTLFPENL